DNA from Castellaniella sp. MT123:
CATCTTGGGCGCGGTTTCACCTTCCGCGTACAGCACGTCAAAGGCGTCGCGCAGATAATGGAAGAAATGGTCGCCGGTGTTGAAGCCCTGCGGTGAGCCAAAGCGCATGTCGTTGGTGTCCAGCGTGTAGGGCACGATCAGCTGCGGATGTTTTTTCCCGCCGCCCAGGTCCACCTCGGTCCAGAACGGCAGATCGTCGCCGTAGTAATCGGCGTCATACAGGAATTTGCCTTCCTCGGCGACGATGCGCAGCGTGTTGGGGCTGTCGCGCCCGGTATACCAGCCGTCGGGGTGGCGGCCCAGCAGCCGCGTCACAATCTCGACACAGCGCTGAAAATGTTCGCGTTCCACCGATTCGGATGCGTTCTGATAATGGATCCAGCGGTAGCCGTGGCAGGCGACCTCATGGCCCAGTTCGACGAAGGCGCGCGCGACCTCGGGGTTGCGCTCCAGCGCCATGCCCACGCCGAACACGGTCAGCGGCAGGCCCCGGCGCTCGAACTCGCGCAGGATGCGCCAGACCCCGGCCCGCGAGCCGTATTCGTAGATGGATTCCATCGACAGGTGACGGTCGGGATAGGCGGCCGCGCCGATGATTTCCGACAGGAACTGTTCAGACCCGGAGTCGCCGTGCAGCACGCAGTTTTCGCCGCCTTCCTCGTAGTTGACGACGAACTGGACGGCCACGCGGGCCTGGCCGGGCCAGTTTGCCTGCGGCGGGGTGCGACCATAGCCGGCAAGGTCACGGGGGTAATGCGGATCGGTCATGAAGGGTCTCCTGAAGAATGAACGTCAGCGCCGCACGCTGAAGGCTGACCAAGGATCGGGCACGCCGTCGCCGGGCGCCTCCATCCGTTGTTCGCAGTCCTGTAAATGATGGTTCATGGCTGACTTCGCCTCTCGGGCGTCGCGTCGCCGGATGTGGGCCAGAATGTCCTGATGCTCGACATATGAGCAGGCGCTGCCTTCGGGGCTGCCGCCCAGGGCGATGATGAGCGTGGTGCGGGCGCACAGACCCGACAGCATGTCGGTCAGCACCTGGTTATCCAGCAGCCGCGCCAGTTCGACGTGAAAGGCGTTGGACAGACGAATCCAGCTGATGCGGTCGCCCTGTTCGTACGCGCGCCGTTCCCGGTCCACCATGTCATCCAGCGGCGCCAGGCGTGATTCCAGGTCGTCAAGCACCACCAGCTGGTCGATCGTGATGTTTTCCAGGGCGCGGCGCATGGCGAACACGTCGCGCACTTCCTTCGGGGTAGCCTGCCAGACACGCGCACCACGGTTCGGCTCGATCAGCACGATCTTGTCGTAGGCCAGCCGCGCCAGGGCGGCCCGCACGGTGCTGCGCGAGCAGTCAAAGATCGAACACAGGGTGGCCTCGGTCAGCTTGGCCCCAGGCAGCAGACGGCGGTCCATGGCGGCATCGAAGATCTCGTTATAGACACGGTCCACATCAGACGGGCTGTCGGCGCGTTTCGGATTACGCAGAGACGACGCCCGGGGAGCGCGCAGATCCGGCGAGACGCCTCTTGAGGGTTTCAACTTGAGCATCGGTACGAACGATTCAGAATCGGCTGCAATGATCAACAAAAATTGTTGACAATTATTGGGGATCACGCCAGAATCGTCAACACAAATTGTTGACGATCTGTCGGGCCCTTGGGGTTGTACGCTTTCGCATACCACCCAAACCCGACGCAAACCATCCTGCCCCGAGGCCATCCGCTCCCATGCGGTCGCCTCGCGAACCGGTGCCACGCACCGGGACGGCCAGACCGGGGGCCATACTGGCGGGATACTGACCGGGGATTCAATCTCATGGGAAAACTTTCCACCCATGTCCTGGACACCGTTCACGGTGTGCCGGCTCAGGGCGTCGCCCTGGAACTCTATCGCCTGGACGGCGAAACCCGCACCCTGCTCACACAGACGGTCACCAACCAAGACGGCCGCTGTGACGCGCCCCTGCTCAGCGGCGACGCGCTGACCAAGGGCACCTACGAGCTGGTCTTCCATGCCGGAGACTACTTCGCCCGCAAGGGCATCAGCCTGCCCGAACCACGCTTCGTCGACATCGTCGTCCTGCGCTTCGGCATCGCCCACCCGGAACAGAACTATCACGTTCCCCTCGTGGTCACGCCGTGGACCTGGTCCACGTACCGCGGCAGCTGATCAAGAAGATACGTCCCACCCCCATCGAATACAAGAAGAGGAGACCTCGCCATGGAAGGCTTTTTCCTGGAATACGGCAATCTGCTGCTGCGCTGGCTGCACGTGATCGCCGCCATCGCCTGGATCGGCGAATCGATCTATTTCGTCATGCTGGACCTGAGCCTGCACGCCCCTAAGGGCGAACTCAGCAAGAAGCTGGGCGTCCACGGTGAAATGTGGGCCGTGCACGGCGGCGGCTTCTACCACAACCAAAAATACCTGACCAATCCGGCCGAGCTGCCCGACGACCTGCACTGGTCATTCTGGAAGGCCTACACCACCTGGCTGTCAGGTTTTGGCCTGTTCATGCTGCTGTACCTGCTGAAGGCCGACATCTACCTGGTCAACCCCGCCAGCCCCTGGGAATGGGCACGCCAGATGGGCGGCGTGGAAGCCGGCACGCTGGCCGTGCTGTTCCTGGTGGTGGGCTACAACGTGTATTCGCGCCTGTGCCGCATCATCAGCCCCACCGTCAATCACGACGGCTGGCTGAGCGCCGCCGTCGGCGTGATGATGATCATCACCGCCTGGCTGACCAGCCAGATCTTCCCGGGCCGCGCGGCATTCCTGATCACGGGCGCCCTGATGGCCACCTGCATGTCGGCCAACGTGTTCTTCTGGATCATCCCGGGCCAGCGGCGCATGGTCAACGCCCTGAAAGCCGGCAAAAAACCCAACCCTCTGGATGGCGCCTGGGGCAAGCAGCGGTCGGTGCACAACACCTATTTCACGCTGCCGGTGATTTTCCTGATGCTCAGCAACCACTATTCGTTCACGTATTCGAACCCGCATGCGTGGCTGATCATGGTGCTGTTCATCTTCGCCGGCGCGGTGATCCGCCAGTACTTCGTGCTGCGCCACACGGGCAAGAACGACCTGCGCTACCCCGCTGCCGGCATCGTCATGCTGGCCCTGATCGGCTGGATCGCGGCCCCGGCGCCGGGCGCGTCCCAGGCCGCCGGCCAAGCGAGCGGTGCGTCATCGGCCGTGACGGTCGGCCAGGTCCACGGCATCGTGGCCTCGCGCTGCGTCGAGTGCCATTCCGCCAAGCCGACGCAGGCGGGCTTTGCCGCCGCCCCGGCCGGCATCATGCTGGACACCAAGGCGGAAATCATCCAGCATGCCGCGAAGATCAAGGAAGTGGTCGGCAACAAGTACATGCCGCTGGCCAACCTGACGCAGATGACCGACGCCGAACGCACCGTGATCGCGGCCTGGAACGGGAAGTAAAAGCGCGGTTTCAGCGATTGGGCAGGCACAGGTATCCCCGGCTCAAGCCTTCGAGCGCGGTCAGGGAACCGCTTTCAGCCACCTGCACATCGCTGTACCCCGCCGCGCAGGAGCAGCTGCCGGTCAGGGGATTCGCCGTCGTGACCCCTGTCGCACTGGCACAGCCCTTGCGACTGTTGTACATGTATCCACCGCCCGCCGGCCGGGCCAGTTGCTGCCACGTACCGCCCAGGCAGATCAACAGCCCCGGGTAGCGCTCATCACGACCCAGCGCCCTATCGGTCGAGCAGGCGGCGTTTCCCCTCCATCCCTTGTCCAGTACCAGTCCGTCGCGTGCCTGCAGCCAGGTTCCGCTGCGCACCGCCCCTGCCACGGAAGCATCCCCCTGAAAGTCCGGGTCGCGGGGATCGCGCACCCGCAGATGGTCCGGGTCATCCGTCGAGCCGCCGGGCGGCAATGCCGGATCGGTCCCGATGGGTAGCCAGACCGCCAACGCAACTGTGCCGGCCCCCCATCCCCAGGCTGAATCGGGGGCAACGGCAAGCCCCGCTCCGCGCAGCAGACCGGGTTGACGCGGCCAGACAACCAGGCCGCGCCCACCGGAGGCTTGCAGCCACTCAGCCACCAGTTCCTCGTCCACCCCGCCCTGACGATGCAGCAGGCCCGTGCGGCTGGCGATCAGGGCCTGCAGCCGACAGGGCGTCTGGGGGCATGAGCCATCCCGCACGATGCGCAGATCGAGTGTCTGACCTAGAGGGCCGTTTTCCTCCCAGCCCGGTGGCAACAGACCCGTCGCCCGCAGCTCCGCCCACGTGGGTGCCGACCAGTCGGCAACACCTTGCGCCGCCAGCGCCGTCGGCGTGTCCGCCCGCATCAGCGCGTCAGCCTGCTGTCGAAGGAATGCCTCGGCTGTCTGACGAGCGGGCTCCATCCACGCCGCCAGGGCCCGCGCCTGCAACGCACGCGCCCGCCGCGCCCATTCCTGGCCCGCCCAGACCGCCAGCGCCAGGCTGAGGATCGCCACGATCATGAATTCGACCAGGAGAGATCCCTGCTGGTCCACGAGCCTGCGGCGCCATGGGTACCGGTCAGACCGAAGATCAGCGCAC
Protein-coding regions in this window:
- the uraH gene encoding hydroxyisourate hydrolase, with the translated sequence MGKLSTHVLDTVHGVPAQGVALELYRLDGETRTLLTQTVTNQDGRCDAPLLSGDALTKGTYELVFHAGDYFARKGISLPEPRFVDIVVLRFGIAHPEQNYHVPLVVTPWTWSTYRGS
- a CDS encoding urate hydroxylase PuuD, which translates into the protein MEGFFLEYGNLLLRWLHVIAAIAWIGESIYFVMLDLSLHAPKGELSKKLGVHGEMWAVHGGGFYHNQKYLTNPAELPDDLHWSFWKAYTTWLSGFGLFMLLYLLKADIYLVNPASPWEWARQMGGVEAGTLAVLFLVVGYNVYSRLCRIISPTVNHDGWLSAAVGVMMIITAWLTSQIFPGRAAFLITGALMATCMSANVFFWIIPGQRRMVNALKAGKKPNPLDGAWGKQRSVHNTYFTLPVIFLMLSNHYSFTYSNPHAWLIMVLFIFAGAVIRQYFVLRHTGKNDLRYPAAGIVMLALIGWIAAPAPGASQAAGQASGASSAVTVGQVHGIVASRCVECHSAKPTQAGFAAAPAGIMLDTKAEIIQHAAKIKEVVGNKYMPLANLTQMTDAERTVIAAWNGK
- the puuE gene encoding allantoinase PuuE, whose protein sequence is MTDPHYPRDLAGYGRTPPQANWPGQARVAVQFVVNYEEGGENCVLHGDSGSEQFLSEIIGAAAYPDRHLSMESIYEYGSRAGVWRILREFERRGLPLTVFGVGMALERNPEVARAFVELGHEVACHGYRWIHYQNASESVEREHFQRCVEIVTRLLGRHPDGWYTGRDSPNTLRIVAEEGKFLYDADYYGDDLPFWTEVDLGGGKKHPQLIVPYTLDTNDMRFGSPQGFNTGDHFFHYLRDAFDVLYAEGETAPKMMSVGLHCRLIGRPGRFAGLQRFLDHIQKHDRVWVATRADIARHWVKEHPFKAA
- a CDS encoding GntR family transcriptional regulator; the encoded protein is MLKLKPSRGVSPDLRAPRASSLRNPKRADSPSDVDRVYNEIFDAAMDRRLLPGAKLTEATLCSIFDCSRSTVRAALARLAYDKIVLIEPNRGARVWQATPKEVRDVFAMRRALENITIDQLVVLDDLESRLAPLDDMVDRERRAYEQGDRISWIRLSNAFHVELARLLDNQVLTDMLSGLCARTTLIIALGGSPEGSACSYVEHQDILAHIRRRDAREAKSAMNHHLQDCEQRMEAPGDGVPDPWSAFSVRR